In Halomarina salina, one DNA window encodes the following:
- a CDS encoding glycosyltransferase has translation MSTHERKLSFFVPSLTVGGAQRVTVTLANELGRRGYDVDLVLAFRRGRLRSEVTGDVTVVDLRTPTVPVLGLGACVPRLVSYLRSRRPFALFSQMTYANVVALAAVEVAGTDVRAIPTEHNTFGEKEGRKDALVDALAARMYGRADHLVGVSRGVVDSAVRGTTADASRSSVLYNPLPIDEIRDQAAGDVDHPWLADEDLDVVLSVGRLEEQKDLPTLLRAFARVHEERPTTRLLVAGKGSLRDDLERQAAALGIDHVVDFPGYVDNQYACMDRAAVFALSSRHEGLPTTLIEALACGCPVVSTDCPSGPDEILVGGEYGPLVPVGDDEAFAEALLATLDDPVEEERLQSRADEFSTRTVGDDYERFVEGLASQSLDGATEVEYGAP, from the coding sequence ATGTCGACGCACGAACGGAAGCTCTCGTTCTTCGTCCCCTCCCTCACCGTCGGCGGCGCGCAGCGCGTGACGGTGACGCTGGCGAACGAACTCGGCCGTCGCGGCTACGACGTGGACCTCGTCCTCGCGTTCAGACGCGGCAGACTCCGCTCGGAGGTCACCGGGGACGTCACCGTCGTCGACCTGCGGACGCCGACGGTCCCCGTCCTCGGTCTCGGCGCGTGCGTCCCGCGACTGGTCTCCTACCTCCGCTCGCGCCGGCCGTTCGCGCTGTTCTCGCAGATGACCTACGCCAACGTCGTCGCGCTGGCGGCCGTCGAGGTAGCCGGTACCGACGTCCGCGCGATACCGACCGAACACAACACGTTCGGCGAGAAGGAGGGTCGCAAGGACGCGCTCGTCGACGCGCTGGCGGCCCGGATGTACGGCCGCGCCGATCACCTCGTCGGCGTCTCGCGGGGCGTCGTCGACAGCGCCGTCCGGGGGACGACGGCCGACGCGAGTCGGAGCAGCGTCCTCTACAACCCGCTCCCCATCGACGAGATTCGCGACCAGGCCGCCGGTGACGTCGACCACCCGTGGCTGGCCGACGAGGACCTCGACGTCGTCCTCTCGGTCGGCCGCCTGGAGGAACAGAAGGACCTGCCGACCCTCCTTCGGGCGTTCGCTCGCGTCCACGAGGAGCGCCCGACCACCCGGCTCCTCGTCGCCGGGAAGGGGTCGTTGCGTGACGACCTCGAACGACAGGCTGCCGCGCTAGGTATCGACCACGTCGTCGACTTCCCGGGCTACGTCGACAACCAGTACGCCTGCATGGACCGCGCCGCGGTCTTCGCGCTCTCCTCGCGCCACGAGGGCCTCCCGACGACGCTCATCGAGGCGCTGGCGTGTGGCTGTCCCGTCGTCTCGACGGACTGCCCGAGCGGCCCCGACGAGATCCTCGTCGGCGGCGAGTACGGCCCGCTGGTCCCGGTCGGCGACGACGAGGCGTTCGCGGAGGCGCTCCTCGCGACGCTGGACGACCCGGTGGAGGAGGAGAGACTGCAGTCGCGGGCCGACGAGTTCTCGACTCGGACCGTCGGCGACGACTACGAGCGGTTCGTCGAGGGACTCGCCTCGCAGTCGCTCGACGGCGCGACGGAGGTCGAGTACGGTGCGCCCTGA
- a CDS encoding glycosyltransferase family 2 protein, whose protein sequence is MSDEAAPVVSVVIPTYGRPERLRAAVESVRAQTYDAVELVVVDDCSPTPARETLADVPSAGLARLEILRHDENRGANAARNTGIEAATGEFVAFLDDDDRWREEKLAAQVHAFETGGDAVGAVCTGTEYDGPQGTVTKVPTADGDVAEDILMGAPFGEFSALMVRRSVVEQAGLPDTEFPSWQDKEWYIRLSLHCEFRSLPELLTLRDIEHADRISHDFETKRDVSYPLFLARHRDLARSYGRRCERRFLATLNTTLGRSAVRCERYADARTHFARALKWDPTLTECYPLFLASLGGRYSYELARGVARMQRERTRSTSG, encoded by the coding sequence ATGAGCGACGAAGCAGCCCCGGTCGTCAGCGTGGTCATCCCGACGTACGGGCGCCCGGAGCGGCTCCGAGCGGCCGTCGAGAGCGTCCGGGCACAGACCTACGACGCCGTCGAACTGGTCGTGGTGGACGACTGCTCGCCGACGCCAGCACGCGAGACGCTCGCGGACGTGCCCTCGGCGGGACTGGCACGACTGGAGATACTTCGCCACGATGAGAATCGGGGAGCGAACGCCGCCCGGAACACGGGCATCGAGGCGGCGACGGGGGAGTTCGTCGCGTTCCTCGACGACGACGACCGCTGGCGCGAGGAGAAACTGGCCGCACAGGTCCACGCGTTCGAGACGGGCGGCGACGCGGTCGGCGCAGTCTGTACCGGCACCGAGTACGACGGCCCCCAGGGCACGGTGACGAAGGTGCCGACCGCCGACGGCGACGTGGCGGAGGACATCCTGATGGGCGCGCCGTTCGGCGAGTTCTCCGCGCTGATGGTCCGACGGAGCGTCGTCGAGCAGGCGGGCCTCCCGGACACGGAGTTCCCGAGCTGGCAGGACAAGGAGTGGTACATCCGCCTGTCGCTGCACTGCGAGTTCCGCTCGCTCCCGGAACTGCTGACCCTGCGCGACATCGAACACGCCGACCGCATCAGCCACGACTTCGAGACGAAGCGCGACGTCTCCTACCCGCTGTTCCTCGCGAGACACCGCGACCTCGCGCGGTCGTACGGCCGCCGCTGTGAGCGTCGGTTCCTCGCCACGCTGAACACGACGCTCGGTCGCTCCGCCGTCCGGTGTGAGCGGTACGCTGACGCGCGGACCCACTTCGCTCGCGCGCTGAAGTGGGACCCCACGCTGACGGAGTGCTACCCGCTGTTCCTCGCCTCGCTCGGGGGCCGCTACTCCTACGAACTGGCTCGCGGCGTCGCCCGGATGCAACGAGAGCGGACGCGGTCCACGAGCGGGTAA
- a CDS encoding glycosyltransferase family 4 protein — MRVLRIAQDVFPETVGGAPYHIHALSRDQARNGHDVTVCTVSSDETLPDREETDGYTIVRQTPKLEIFGNQLLSGTSRMFRDTSEFDVVHLHSHLFFSSNVGSFFARFSDTPVVVTCHGLLSQTPPEWVSKAHLRTLGRWTYGFADRVFCYTDVERRRLRELGVDTEIDVIPNGIDTKAFSPTGDVHREIDDDPMAFVFVGRLVDGKRPMDVLHALEAVRRDHPDATLYFCGDGPLRQALEARVREQDLSDAVTFLGHVPYEEMPAVYRAADCLVLASRTEGFPRTVMESLSCETPAVTSHLDQIAPLVNAAGATVQTGDVDGFAREMSALADDRDHRESLGQEGRQRVLDAYRWEDLVEKTTEMMQVAIDRQPVEVR, encoded by the coding sequence ATGAGAGTTCTCCGTATCGCCCAGGACGTGTTCCCCGAGACGGTCGGGGGGGCGCCGTACCATATCCACGCCCTGAGCCGTGACCAGGCGCGAAACGGCCACGACGTGACCGTCTGTACCGTCTCCTCCGACGAGACCCTCCCCGACCGCGAGGAGACGGACGGCTACACCATCGTCCGGCAGACCCCGAAGCTGGAGATATTCGGGAACCAGCTCCTCTCGGGGACGTCCCGGATGTTCCGGGATACGAGCGAGTTCGACGTCGTCCACCTCCACTCGCACCTCTTCTTCTCCAGCAACGTCGGTTCGTTCTTCGCGCGGTTCTCCGACACCCCCGTCGTCGTCACCTGTCACGGTCTCCTCTCCCAGACGCCACCGGAGTGGGTGTCGAAGGCGCACCTCCGGACGCTCGGCAGGTGGACGTACGGCTTCGCCGACCGGGTGTTCTGCTACACGGACGTCGAGCGGCGTCGGCTCCGCGAACTCGGCGTCGACACCGAGATAGACGTCATCCCGAACGGCATCGACACGAAGGCGTTCTCGCCGACGGGAGACGTGCACCGGGAGATCGACGACGACCCGATGGCGTTCGTCTTCGTCGGCCGTCTGGTCGACGGGAAGCGCCCGATGGACGTCCTGCACGCGCTCGAAGCGGTGCGACGGGATCACCCCGACGCGACGCTGTACTTCTGTGGCGACGGGCCACTGCGCCAGGCACTGGAGGCCAGGGTCCGCGAACAGGACCTGTCGGACGCCGTCACCTTCCTCGGTCACGTCCCGTACGAGGAGATGCCGGCCGTCTACCGCGCGGCGGACTGCCTCGTGCTGGCGAGTCGAACCGAGGGGTTCCCACGGACCGTGATGGAGTCGCTGTCGTGTGAGACTCCGGCGGTGACCTCCCACCTCGACCAGATAGCGCCCCTCGTCAACGCGGCCGGGGCGACGGTCCAGACCGGCGACGTCGACGGGTTCGCACGGGAGATGAGCGCCCTCGCCGACGACCGGGACCACCGGGAGTCGCTCGGCCAGGAGGGCAGACAGCGGGTCCTCGACGCCTATCGCTGGGAGGACCTCGTCGAGAAGACGACGGAGATGATGCAGGTGGCCATCGACCGCCAGCCAGTCGAGGTGCGCTAG
- a CDS encoding glycosyltransferase, whose amino-acid sequence MGTTDSSPETVGATGETAAATAGDERHTEETPTGTASADDPIEVCLLTNHLAPDGAPTLLLEIVTGSDSPDISFTVCSFGGDDELGPAFEEAGATVVDLGSSMSVPQFDPLSIPRALRFFRTAEFDVLHCHMPYSHTVGRVLGAAFGVDTIVSTQHNVPDNYHPVERAGERLTRFLDSTTVAVSEGVENAFTGRSELHEPGTTPEWCTIRNGIDVEAFHRKVAAADGSAVRATHDLDDETVFLNVARYEPQKAQVDLVTAMGRVVESLPDAHLFVVGWGSAEEDIRDEVARLGIGDSVTVTGRVPTVHEYYAAADVFVSSSIFEGLPITHLEAMAAELPIVTTDIPGVREVVLNGETGQRVPIRSPAELAEAMTTVATSDGRDAMGRAGYQRALDAFSIEDTVASHLRLYRDLHRQHASSDAATDD is encoded by the coding sequence ATGGGGACGACCGACTCCTCTCCGGAGACCGTCGGCGCGACCGGCGAGACGGCGGCGGCGACAGCGGGCGACGAGAGACACACGGAGGAGACGCCCACCGGGACCGCGAGCGCCGATGACCCCATCGAGGTCTGTCTCCTGACGAACCACCTCGCCCCCGACGGCGCGCCGACGCTCCTGCTGGAGATAGTCACCGGGTCGGACTCTCCCGACATCTCGTTCACCGTCTGCTCGTTCGGCGGCGACGACGAACTCGGACCGGCGTTCGAGGAGGCGGGCGCGACGGTCGTCGACCTCGGCTCCTCGATGTCCGTACCGCAGTTCGACCCGCTGTCGATACCGCGTGCGCTCCGGTTCTTCCGGACCGCCGAGTTCGACGTCCTCCACTGTCACATGCCGTACTCCCACACCGTCGGTCGCGTGCTGGGGGCAGCGTTCGGCGTGGACACCATCGTCAGCACGCAGCACAACGTCCCGGACAACTACCACCCGGTCGAGCGGGCCGGCGAGCGACTCACGCGGTTCCTCGACTCGACGACCGTCGCCGTCTCCGAGGGTGTCGAGAACGCGTTCACCGGTCGTTCGGAACTCCACGAACCGGGGACGACCCCGGAGTGGTGTACCATCCGCAACGGTATCGACGTCGAGGCGTTCCACCGGAAGGTCGCGGCGGCCGACGGCTCGGCGGTCCGGGCGACGCACGACCTGGACGACGAGACGGTGTTCCTCAACGTCGCCCGGTACGAACCGCAGAAGGCCCAGGTCGACCTCGTCACGGCGATGGGACGGGTCGTCGAGTCGCTGCCCGACGCCCACCTCTTCGTCGTCGGCTGGGGGTCCGCGGAGGAGGACATCCGCGACGAGGTCGCGCGACTCGGTATCGGCGACAGCGTCACCGTGACGGGCCGCGTCCCGACGGTCCACGAGTACTACGCGGCCGCCGACGTGTTCGTCTCCTCCTCCATCTTCGAGGGCCTCCCCATCACGCACCTGGAGGCGATGGCCGCCGAACTCCCCATCGTGACCACCGACATCCCCGGGGTTCGCGAGGTCGTACTGAACGGCGAGACGGGCCAGCGGGTGCCGATCCGGTCGCCCGCGGAACTCGCAGAGGCGATGACGACCGTGGCGACGAGCGACGGCCGCGACGCGATGGGGCGGGCCGGCTACCAGCGCGCGCTCGACGCGTTCAGCATCGAGGACACGGTGGCGTCGCACCTCCGCCTCTACCGCGACCTCCACCGGCAGCACGCGTCGAGCGACGCGGCGACCGACGACTGA
- a CDS encoding sulfatase family protein — translation MPPTDHHDPTPNVLFVVMDTARAQTVHAGLDDGLMPATARLAEEGVRFDAAISTAPWTLPSHASMFTGQRTSDHGVHSGNRSFDPDVTPLATRLAEHGYRTAGISGNVWVSPGFGFTQGFDEFSMSWGLFWDGIDLTSALKDGVSTAAIRELVREHPVTELPKGFVGGLFTKFVAGRHDDGAKRTVDRTLSWLDRTAEETAPFFYFLNFIEPHLPYAPPEAFRERHWPDHLDPDILDGVSQDPWPYIVGETDISAEQFEGLRALYRAELAYLDSQLDRLFEGLRERGVLDDTMVVVVGDHGENVGDHGLMDHQYSLHETLVHVPLLVRYPDRVEPGTVVEDPVEVRDLFPTVLSVAGVDPPETDGVSQNVLVTEDGEYGTRERAVSEYVVPQPSMESLQESTGVALAELDRFDRALRSVRERRWKFVEATDGSTVLYDLDADPGETTDISADHEDVVERLRSTVHDAHGAIARGEKRSVDVDEASRKRLEDLGYI, via the coding sequence ATGCCACCGACAGACCACCACGACCCGACCCCGAACGTCCTGTTCGTCGTCATGGACACGGCCCGCGCTCAGACCGTCCACGCTGGCCTCGACGACGGCCTCATGCCCGCGACGGCGCGCCTCGCCGAGGAGGGCGTCCGGTTCGACGCGGCCATCTCGACGGCCCCGTGGACCCTCCCGTCCCACGCGTCGATGTTCACAGGCCAGCGGACGAGCGACCACGGCGTCCACTCGGGCAACCGGTCGTTCGACCCGGACGTGACGCCCCTGGCGACGCGCCTCGCCGAGCACGGCTACCGGACGGCGGGCATCTCGGGGAACGTCTGGGTCAGCCCCGGGTTCGGCTTCACGCAGGGGTTCGACGAGTTCTCGATGTCGTGGGGCCTGTTCTGGGACGGCATCGACCTCACGTCGGCGCTGAAAGACGGCGTCTCGACCGCCGCAATCCGCGAGCTCGTCCGAGAACACCCGGTAACCGAGTTGCCGAAGGGGTTCGTCGGCGGCCTGTTCACAAAGTTCGTCGCCGGACGGCACGACGACGGGGCGAAGCGGACGGTCGACCGGACGCTCTCGTGGCTCGACCGCACCGCCGAGGAGACGGCCCCGTTCTTCTACTTCCTCAACTTCATCGAGCCGCACCTGCCGTACGCACCCCCCGAGGCGTTCCGCGAGCGACACTGGCCGGACCACCTCGACCCGGACATCCTCGACGGCGTCTCGCAGGACCCGTGGCCGTACATCGTCGGCGAGACGGACATCTCCGCCGAGCAGTTCGAGGGACTCCGAGCGCTCTACCGCGCGGAACTCGCCTACCTCGACAGCCAGCTCGACCGCCTGTTCGAGGGGCTCCGCGAGCGCGGCGTGCTCGACGACACGATGGTCGTCGTCGTCGGTGACCACGGCGAGAACGTCGGTGACCACGGCCTGATGGATCACCAGTACTCGCTCCACGAGACGCTGGTTCACGTCCCGCTGCTGGTTCGCTACCCCGACCGCGTCGAACCGGGAACGGTCGTCGAGGACCCCGTCGAGGTCCGGGACCTCTTCCCGACGGTGCTGTCGGTGGCCGGTGTGGACCCGCCGGAGACAGACGGCGTCTCGCAGAACGTCCTCGTCACCGAGGACGGCGAGTACGGGACTCGTGAACGGGCAGTGAGCGAGTACGTCGTCCCCCAGCCGTCGATGGAGTCGCTGCAGGAGTCCACGGGCGTCGCGCTGGCGGAACTCGACCGGTTCGACCGCGCACTGCGGTCGGTACGGGAACGCCGCTGGAAGTTCGTCGAGGCGACCGACGGGAGCACCGTCCTGTACGACCTCGACGCCGACCCTGGGGAGACGACCGACATCTCGGCCGACCACGAGGACGTCGTCGAGCGACTCCGGTCGACCGTCCACGACGCGCACGGCGCTATCGCTCGGGGGGAGAAGCGGTCGGTCGACGTCGACGAAGCCAGCAGGAAACGACTCGAAGACCTTGGGTACATCTGA
- a CDS encoding right-handed parallel beta-helix repeat-containing protein → MNNERYATPEKGSLEWHVPLNENFEKLSRDVEVRDVKANRTNYAPTAGALFRATDTGEVFYGDGSQWTALNPPNESPETTGVGGYVSAESYGLSSAADPEQNADALRTAIESNDVVYLPAGTYVCDAVETWNTGNTTIFGRGTLKASPDVDEWDHFLRFRGGENLVLDGLTIDGDRDDDTGRGAVRFENVTAATVKNCEVKNWQDHDGTTDQPHAVNFVGCRGVWATDNHVHHVGAKGINAYARNSDPIDGVVFRGNYVHDTGEEALFCGSEVNTAENPARFIVEGNHLRDNRSQYLVRVAGDGGENHTIIANNTALDASTAAYNYKTSNVTASSVVVANNVYRGGGRAGISVQSTGGGHLAATVTGNRIAGHRGDGILFESGCKNVLCYGNYSNGIRSTDTESALVFGNMTYGYGLDLDGWNVEEQLNLAV, encoded by the coding sequence ATGAACAACGAACGATACGCAACCCCCGAGAAAGGCAGTCTGGAGTGGCACGTCCCCCTGAACGAGAACTTCGAGAAGCTCAGCCGAGACGTCGAAGTTCGCGACGTGAAGGCGAACCGAACGAACTACGCCCCGACGGCGGGCGCGCTCTTCCGAGCGACCGACACCGGCGAGGTGTTCTACGGCGACGGCTCCCAGTGGACCGCACTCAATCCACCGAACGAGAGCCCCGAAACGACCGGCGTCGGGGGCTACGTCTCCGCCGAGTCGTACGGCCTCTCGTCGGCGGCAGACCCCGAGCAGAACGCCGACGCGCTACGGACGGCCATCGAGTCGAACGACGTCGTCTACCTCCCCGCGGGCACCTACGTCTGTGACGCAGTCGAGACCTGGAACACCGGCAACACGACCATCTTCGGTCGCGGGACGCTGAAGGCCTCGCCCGACGTCGACGAGTGGGACCACTTCCTCCGGTTCCGTGGCGGTGAGAACCTCGTCCTCGACGGCCTCACCATCGACGGTGACCGCGACGACGACACCGGTCGCGGAGCGGTCCGGTTCGAGAACGTGACCGCCGCCACGGTCAAGAACTGCGAGGTGAAGAACTGGCAGGACCACGACGGCACGACCGACCAGCCGCACGCGGTCAACTTCGTCGGCTGTCGAGGCGTCTGGGCGACCGACAACCACGTCCACCACGTCGGCGCGAAGGGCATCAACGCCTACGCGAGGAACTCCGACCCTATCGACGGCGTCGTCTTCCGCGGTAACTACGTCCACGACACCGGCGAGGAGGCGCTGTTCTGCGGCAGCGAGGTGAACACGGCGGAGAACCCGGCCCGGTTCATCGTCGAGGGCAACCACCTGCGTGACAACCGCTCGCAGTACCTCGTCCGCGTCGCGGGCGACGGCGGCGAGAACCACACCATCATCGCGAACAACACGGCGCTCGACGCATCGACGGCGGCGTACAACTACAAGACGTCCAACGTGACGGCGTCGTCGGTCGTCGTGGCCAACAACGTCTACCGCGGCGGCGGTCGCGCTGGCATCAGCGTCCAGTCGACGGGTGGCGGTCACCTCGCGGCGACGGTCACCGGCAACCGCATCGCCGGTCACCGCGGCGATGGGATCCTGTTCGAGTCCGGGTGCAAGAACGTGCTCTGCTACGGGAACTACTCGAACGGTATCCGGTCGACGGACACCGAGTCGGCGCTCGTGTTCGGCAACATGACGTACGGCTACGGGCTGGACCTCGACGGCTGGAACGTCGAGGAACAGCTGAACCTCGCCGTCTGA
- a CDS encoding carbohydrate-binding domain-containing protein: MPKEDSNAGREDGGGSRSTLSRRAVLGLSAAAAASGLGLTVMESEPTAAAPVQVPTVYSYDGSAVVQGGTTELVDGTVAETEPNDERSAANRVPSGGTVSATLDSGEVDWFTFAAAVGDPIRVVLDRESSNGAVALLVYDSDGRNIDFTIVGGDSPTEITHEARTDGMYFTQLVDIHEGSGDYTLSVTAGDGSVETPTETPTATPTETPTTTPTPIEGQSPYGGTARTIPGRIQMEDFDVSEGDPTYYDTTSEQKPWSPDGPVYRDTAVDIEASQDSTNDYSVGYLAAGEWLEYTVDVEPGTYELHLRTASARDSGTVRLSLGGTLLAERALPVTGGWFTWETASLGEHTVESGTRDVLRLDVVEAGMNLNWLEFRRVDSTTETPTTDPTATPTTTPGSDRDFGEQAYGMYGYGGVRE; encoded by the coding sequence ATGCCCAAAGAAGACAGTAATGCCGGGAGAGAGGACGGCGGCGGGTCGAGGTCGACGCTGTCACGGCGTGCGGTCCTCGGCCTCTCCGCGGCGGCAGCGGCCTCGGGGCTGGGACTGACAGTGATGGAGAGTGAACCGACCGCGGCCGCTCCCGTCCAGGTACCGACGGTGTACAGCTACGACGGCTCGGCGGTCGTGCAGGGTGGCACGACCGAACTCGTCGACGGGACGGTCGCCGAGACGGAACCGAACGACGAACGGAGCGCGGCGAACCGGGTGCCGTCCGGCGGGACGGTCAGCGCGACGCTCGACAGCGGCGAGGTCGACTGGTTCACCTTCGCGGCGGCCGTCGGCGACCCGATCCGGGTCGTCCTCGACCGCGAGTCCTCGAACGGTGCCGTCGCACTCCTCGTGTACGACAGCGACGGACGGAACATCGACTTCACCATCGTCGGTGGTGATTCGCCTACGGAGATAACCCACGAGGCACGGACGGACGGGATGTACTTCACGCAGCTCGTGGACATCCACGAGGGCAGTGGCGACTACACCCTGTCCGTGACTGCGGGGGACGGCTCGGTCGAGACGCCCACGGAGACGCCTACCGCTACCCCGACCGAGACACCGACGACGACGCCGACTCCCATCGAGGGACAGTCGCCGTACGGTGGGACGGCCCGGACGATTCCGGGTCGCATCCAGATGGAGGACTTCGACGTCAGCGAGGGTGACCCGACCTACTACGACACGACGAGTGAGCAGAAGCCGTGGTCACCCGACGGCCCGGTGTACCGGGACACGGCCGTCGACATCGAGGCGTCCCAGGATTCGACGAACGACTACAGCGTCGGCTATCTCGCCGCCGGCGAGTGGCTCGAGTACACCGTCGACGTCGAACCCGGAACGTACGAACTGCACCTCCGGACCGCGTCCGCACGCGATTCGGGCACCGTTCGGCTGTCGCTGGGCGGCACCCTCCTCGCGGAGCGTGCCCTCCCGGTGACGGGCGGCTGGTTCACCTGGGAGACGGCGTCGCTCGGCGAGCACACCGTCGAATCCGGGACCCGCGACGTCCTCCGTCTCGACGTGGTCGAGGCGGGGATGAACCTCAACTGGCTCGAGTTCCGTCGCGTCGATTCGACGACGGAGACGCCGACCACCGACCCGACGGCGACGCCGACCACGACCCCAGGCTCTGACCGTGACTTCGGCGAGCAGGCGTACGGGATGTACGGCTACGGCGGCGTCAGAGAGTAA
- a CDS encoding FG-GAP repeat domain-containing protein: protein MEFRHERVDDDPPSGVLSMCLCSDLTGNGRPDIVIGANGEPHPAKGVLAMAERRGLPTFPGLRERVGLGETNLFWYENPGWERHRIDHAPPLGVGGALGDISGDGRDDLLAGQHLPTDVLGRSLSPELYWFEQPADPRDPWTRRTITDEFVSYHDVAIADVDGDGEDEVVALAVHSQTLYYYDVPDDPTQSPWPVENRQVVSDDVDAEGLLVGDLDGDGENEVVAGPNVFHREADDWVRESVAEGWKWTRVVAADLDGDGADELVFSEGDRPYHDGTPGRVGWADPPDWEMTVLHDDLQNPHSLQSADFTGDGSPDVYVAEMGLGTTDSPRQFVYANDGDGSFTERCIARGTPTHEAKAVDLTGDGRPDIVGKSYTPTHHVDVWFNERRE, encoded by the coding sequence ATGGAGTTCCGACACGAGCGCGTGGACGACGACCCTCCGTCCGGGGTCCTGAGCATGTGTCTCTGCTCCGACCTCACCGGGAACGGACGGCCCGACATCGTCATCGGGGCGAACGGCGAACCGCATCCCGCGAAGGGAGTGCTCGCGATGGCCGAGCGGCGCGGCCTCCCGACGTTCCCCGGTCTCCGCGAACGCGTAGGGCTCGGCGAGACCAACCTGTTCTGGTACGAGAACCCCGGTTGGGAGCGCCACCGCATCGACCACGCGCCGCCGCTGGGCGTCGGCGGTGCGCTCGGCGACATCTCGGGCGACGGCCGCGACGACCTCCTCGCTGGTCAGCACCTCCCGACCGATGTCCTCGGTCGGTCGCTCAGCCCGGAACTGTACTGGTTCGAGCAACCCGCCGACCCCCGCGACCCGTGGACGCGACGGACCATCACCGACGAGTTCGTCTCGTACCACGACGTCGCCATCGCCGACGTCGACGGGGACGGTGAGGACGAGGTCGTCGCGCTGGCCGTCCACAGCCAGACGCTCTACTACTACGACGTCCCCGACGACCCGACGCAGTCGCCGTGGCCCGTCGAGAACCGCCAGGTCGTCTCCGACGACGTCGACGCCGAGGGCCTCCTCGTCGGGGACCTCGACGGCGACGGCGAGAACGAGGTCGTCGCCGGGCCGAACGTCTTCCACCGGGAGGCCGACGACTGGGTCCGGGAGTCCGTCGCCGAGGGGTGGAAGTGGACGCGGGTCGTCGCCGCGGACCTCGACGGCGACGGCGCGGACGAACTCGTCTTTAGCGAGGGCGACCGCCCGTACCACGACGGGACGCCGGGACGCGTGGGGTGGGCCGACCCCCCCGACTGGGAGATGACGGTCCTGCACGACGACCTCCAGAACCCCCACTCGCTGCAGAGCGCGGACTTCACCGGCGACGGGTCGCCGGACGTCTACGTGGCCGAGATGGGCCTGGGAACGACCGACTCGCCACGCCAGTTCGTCTACGCGAACGACGGGGACGGGTCGTTCACCGAACGCTGCATCGCTCGCGGGACTCCGACCCACGAGGCGAAGGCCGTCGACCTGACGGGCGACGGTCGTCCGGACATCGTGGGTAAATCCTACACCCCGACCCACCACGTCGACGTCTGGTTCAACGAGCGCCGAGAGTAG